From a region of the Osmia lignaria lignaria isolate PbOS001 chromosome 1, iyOsmLign1, whole genome shotgun sequence genome:
- the LOC117606321 gene encoding lipopolysaccharide-induced tumor necrosis factor-alpha factor homolog, protein MEKNVVFAPSAPPPPSAPPSYEEAVGNASRMPVPPITPYPVGPSSMPTPGPPLTSEPTSQPLPHYNANPNPAPAPAPDVRMTYSVIYELSPNPVKMTCPTCHASIKTTTIQDHKPSAHLCCIVLCLLGCCLCSCLPYCISSFMNVHHFCPKCKNYIGTCKG, encoded by the exons ATGGAGAAAAACGTGGTGTTTGCGCCTTCGGCGCCTCCTCCGCCCTCGGCACCTCCTTCGTACGAGGAGGCTGTTGGAAATGCATCTCGCATGCCCGTTCCACCGATTACACCGTATCCAGTAGGACCATCTTCCATGCCAACACCTGGACCACCTC TTACCAGCGAACCTACGTCGCAGCCGCTGCCGCACTATAATGCAAACCCAAACCCGGCGCCAGCCCCAGCGCCGGATGTACGGATGACCTATTCGGTGATCTATGAACTGAGCCCGAATCCAGTAAAAATGACCTGCCCGACGTGCCATGCCAGCATCAAGACCACCACGATACAAGATCACAAGCCGAGTGCTCACCTCTGTTGCATCGTACTTTGTCTACTTGG ATGTTGCCTTTGCTCGTGTCTGCCGTACTGCATCAGCAGCTTCATGAACGTTCATCATTTTTGCCCGAAGTGCAAAAACTATATCGGCACGTGCAAGGGTTGA
- the nAChRalpha2 gene encoding nicotinic acetylcholine receptor alpha2 isoform X1 yields the protein MILQAIILILTAQICYSNPDAKRLYDDLLSNYNRLIRPVSNNTDTVVVKLGLRLSQLIDLNLKDQILTTNVWLEHEWQDHKFQWDPAEYGGVTELYVPSEHIWLPDIVLYNKYARGIFIQSSNSSHCIIIFSADGEYGVTTMTKAILHYTGKVLWTPPAIFKSSCEIDVRYFPFDQQTCFMKFGSWTYDGFQIDLKHINQNMGDKVEVGIDLREYYPSVEWDILGVPAERHKKYYPCCVEPYPDIFFNITLRRKTLFYTVNLIVPCVSISYLSVLAFYLPADSGEKIALCINILLSQTMFFLLISEIIPSTSLALPLLGKYLLFTMILVGLSVVITIIILNVHYRKPSTHKMAPWVRKIFIRRLPKLLLMRVPDDLLNDLAAHKIHGRGRSSKKSKFNAAVAAAVQSSSIVSSPDSVRHQRVGACNGLHTTSAHNRFLGGIGGYNGLPTVMSGLDESLSDVTPKKKYPFELEKALHNVMFIQHHIQRQDEFNAEDQDWGFVAMVLDRLFLWIFTIASMVGTFTILCEAPALYDDTKPIDMEYSSVAQQQFLPHDDLLDTLV from the exons ATGATACTTCAAGCTATCATTTTAATCCTCACGGCACAAATATGCTACAGCAACCCCGATGCAAAGAGGCTGTACGATGATTTGTTGTCGAATTACAACCGGCTGATCCGACCAGTCTCTAATAACACTGACACGGTGGTCGTTAAACTAGGACTTCGTCTTTCTCAGTTAATAGATCTT AATTTGAAGGATCAAATCCTCACAACGAACGTTTGGCTCGAGCAC GAATGGCAGGACCACAAGTTTCAGTGGGATCCAGCTGAATACGGCGGAGTCACTGAACTCTACGTACCCAGCGAGCACATATGGCTTCCGGACATTGTCCTCTACAACAAGTACGCGAGAGGAATCTTCATCCAATCGTCAAACTCCTCtcattgtattataattttcagTGCCGACGGAGAGTACGGGGTGACCACGATGACGAAGGCTATCTTGCACTATACCGGCAAGGTCCTTTGGACACCCCCGGCGATCTTCAAGTCTTCCTGCGAAATAGACGTCCGCTACTTTCCATTCGATCAACAGACTTGCTTTATGAAGTTCGGTTCGTGGACCTACGACGGTTTCCAG ATCGACTTGAAGCACATTAACCAGAACATGGGAGACAAAGTGGAAGTTGGCATCGATCTACGCGAGTACTACCCCAGTGTCGAATGGGACATCCTGGGTGTCCCAGCGGAACGTCACAAGAAATACTATCCCTGCTGCGTCGAGCCCTACCCGGACATCTTCTTCAACATCACGTTACGTAGAAAGACGTTATTCTACACGGTGAACTTGATAGTACCATGCGTGAGCATTTCCTATTTATCAGTACTGGCATTCTACCTGCCAGCTGATTCGGGCGAGAAAATCGCTCTCTGTATCAACATTCTTCTATCTCAGACGAtgtttttcctcttgatatCTGAGATTATACCATCGACGTCATTAGCGCTACCATTGCTGGGCAAGTACCTGCTCTTCACGATGATTCTAGTCGGTCTGTCCGTAGTGATAACCATCATCATATTGAATGTCCATTATCGGAAACCGAGTACCCATAAGATGGCCCCGTGGGTCAGGAAGATTTTTATAAGAAGACTACCAAAATTACTGTTGATGAGGGTGCCCGATGATTTATTGAACGATCTCGCTGCTCATAAGATCCATGGAAGAGGGAGGTCCAGCAAGAAGAGCAAATTCAacgctgctgttgctgctgcggtGCAGTCTTCTTCCATTGTGTCCTCTCCGGATTCCGTTCGACATCAGCGAGTCGGTG CTTGCAATGGACTGCACACGACCAGCGCGCACAACAGATTCCTGGGTGGGATCGGTGGATACAATGGACTTCCTACGGTGATGTCCGGTCTGGACGAATCCTTGAGCGACGTAACACCGAAGAAGAAGTATCCTTTCGAACTTGAGAAAGCTTTACACAACGTGATGTTTATTCAGCATCATATACAACGTCAGGATGAATTCAACGCG GAGGATCAAGACTGGGGTTTCGTTGCGATGGTCCTGGATCGTCTTTTCCTCTGGATCTTCACGATAGCCTCCATGGTGGGTACATTCACGATCCTCTGCGAAGCTCCGGCACTTTACGACGACACGAAACCCATCGACATGGAGTATTCTTCCGTGGCTCAACAACAATTTCTTCCTCACGATGACTTGTTAGATACTCTTGTGTAG
- the nAChRalpha2 gene encoding nicotinic acetylcholine receptor alpha2 isoform X2: MILQAIILILTAQICYSNPDAKRLYDDLLSNYNRLIRPVSNNTDTVVVKLGLRLSQLIDLNLKDQILTTNVWLEHEWQDHKFQWDPAEYGGVTELYVPSEHIWLPDIVLYNNADGEYGVTTMTKAILHYTGKVLWTPPAIFKSSCEIDVRYFPFDQQTCFMKFGSWTYDGFQIDLKHINQNMGDKVEVGIDLREYYPSVEWDILGVPAERHKKYYPCCVEPYPDIFFNITLRRKTLFYTVNLIVPCVSISYLSVLAFYLPADSGEKIALCINILLSQTMFFLLISEIIPSTSLALPLLGKYLLFTMILVGLSVVITIIILNVHYRKPSTHKMAPWVRKIFIRRLPKLLLMRVPDDLLNDLAAHKIHGRGRSSKKSKFNAAVAAAVQSSSIVSSPDSVRHQRVGACNGLHTTSAHNRFLGGIGGYNGLPTVMSGLDESLSDVTPKKKYPFELEKALHNVMFIQHHIQRQDEFNAEDQDWGFVAMVLDRLFLWIFTIASMVGTFTILCEAPALYDDTKPIDMEYSSVAQQQFLPHDDLLDTLV; the protein is encoded by the exons ATGATACTTCAAGCTATCATTTTAATCCTCACGGCACAAATATGCTACAGCAACCCCGATGCAAAGAGGCTGTACGATGATTTGTTGTCGAATTACAACCGGCTGATCCGACCAGTCTCTAATAACACTGACACGGTGGTCGTTAAACTAGGACTTCGTCTTTCTCAGTTAATAGATCTT AATTTGAAGGATCAAATCCTCACAACGAACGTTTGGCTCGAGCAC GAATGGCAGGACCACAAGTTTCAGTGGGATCCAGCTGAATACGGCGGAGTCACTGAACTCTACGTACCCAGCGAGCACATATGGCTTCCGGACATTGTCCTCTACAACAA TGCCGACGGAGAGTACGGGGTGACCACGATGACGAAGGCTATCTTGCACTATACCGGCAAGGTCCTTTGGACACCCCCGGCGATCTTCAAGTCTTCCTGCGAAATAGACGTCCGCTACTTTCCATTCGATCAACAGACTTGCTTTATGAAGTTCGGTTCGTGGACCTACGACGGTTTCCAG ATCGACTTGAAGCACATTAACCAGAACATGGGAGACAAAGTGGAAGTTGGCATCGATCTACGCGAGTACTACCCCAGTGTCGAATGGGACATCCTGGGTGTCCCAGCGGAACGTCACAAGAAATACTATCCCTGCTGCGTCGAGCCCTACCCGGACATCTTCTTCAACATCACGTTACGTAGAAAGACGTTATTCTACACGGTGAACTTGATAGTACCATGCGTGAGCATTTCCTATTTATCAGTACTGGCATTCTACCTGCCAGCTGATTCGGGCGAGAAAATCGCTCTCTGTATCAACATTCTTCTATCTCAGACGAtgtttttcctcttgatatCTGAGATTATACCATCGACGTCATTAGCGCTACCATTGCTGGGCAAGTACCTGCTCTTCACGATGATTCTAGTCGGTCTGTCCGTAGTGATAACCATCATCATATTGAATGTCCATTATCGGAAACCGAGTACCCATAAGATGGCCCCGTGGGTCAGGAAGATTTTTATAAGAAGACTACCAAAATTACTGTTGATGAGGGTGCCCGATGATTTATTGAACGATCTCGCTGCTCATAAGATCCATGGAAGAGGGAGGTCCAGCAAGAAGAGCAAATTCAacgctgctgttgctgctgcggtGCAGTCTTCTTCCATTGTGTCCTCTCCGGATTCCGTTCGACATCAGCGAGTCGGTG CTTGCAATGGACTGCACACGACCAGCGCGCACAACAGATTCCTGGGTGGGATCGGTGGATACAATGGACTTCCTACGGTGATGTCCGGTCTGGACGAATCCTTGAGCGACGTAACACCGAAGAAGAAGTATCCTTTCGAACTTGAGAAAGCTTTACACAACGTGATGTTTATTCAGCATCATATACAACGTCAGGATGAATTCAACGCG GAGGATCAAGACTGGGGTTTCGTTGCGATGGTCCTGGATCGTCTTTTCCTCTGGATCTTCACGATAGCCTCCATGGTGGGTACATTCACGATCCTCTGCGAAGCTCCGGCACTTTACGACGACACGAAACCCATCGACATGGAGTATTCTTCCGTGGCTCAACAACAATTTCTTCCTCACGATGACTTGTTAGATACTCTTGTGTAG